A stretch of the Haloarchaeobius salinus genome encodes the following:
- the dph5 gene encoding diphthine synthase, protein MLTFIGLGLYDERSITVEGQAALRAADAAFAELYTSKLVGASIEDIAEYHGVDIEVRDRAGVEQHPEDILDTAEEQDVAFLTAGDTMISTTHVDLRLRAHERGIDTRVVHGTTAQTATSSLTGLQNYRFGKATTLPFEYAHGGDGVPGSVLDTIADNRERGLHTVVYLDIKVGRGPDGDDPAHEEYMTADHAAGLLAEHLPDTLGVVVARAGSPDPLVAADTLGALADREFGDPLHLLVVPGDLHPIESDALRELAGASEELLEQ, encoded by the coding sequence ATGCTCACGTTCATCGGCCTCGGGCTGTACGACGAACGCTCAATCACGGTCGAGGGGCAGGCGGCGCTCCGGGCCGCCGACGCGGCCTTCGCGGAACTGTACACCAGCAAGCTCGTCGGGGCATCCATCGAGGATATCGCCGAGTACCACGGAGTCGACATCGAGGTGCGCGACCGCGCCGGCGTCGAACAGCACCCCGAGGACATCCTCGACACGGCCGAGGAGCAGGACGTCGCCTTCCTCACCGCCGGCGACACGATGATCTCGACCACGCACGTCGACCTCCGGCTGCGTGCCCACGAACGCGGTATCGACACCCGGGTCGTCCACGGCACGACCGCCCAGACCGCGACGAGTTCGCTCACCGGCCTCCAGAACTACCGGTTCGGCAAGGCGACGACGCTCCCGTTCGAGTACGCCCACGGTGGCGACGGCGTCCCGGGGAGCGTCCTCGACACCATCGCCGACAACCGCGAGCGTGGCCTCCACACCGTCGTCTACCTCGACATCAAGGTCGGCCGCGGCCCCGACGGCGACGACCCCGCACACGAGGAGTACATGACCGCCGACCACGCCGCCGGGCTGCTCGCCGAGCACCTGCCCGACACGCTCGGCGTCGTCGTCGCTCGTGCCGGAAGCCCGGACCCACTCGTCGCCGCCGACACGCTCGGCGCACTCGCAGACCGCGAGTTCGGCGACCCACTGCACCTGCTCGTCGTCCCCGGCGACCTCCACCCCATCGAGAGCGACGCGCTCCGCGAGCTCGCCGGTGCGTCTGAGGAGCTGCTCGAACAGTAA
- a CDS encoding class I SAM-dependent methyltransferase codes for MDVPCVRVEQSEGEATRQVLADVGVLDDEHGITGDDGWLYLPVTDAEAVPDEFAVVTHDAPARRTPTTPADILGEDPSYERLGDVAIVDEDDPERAREIARAIVDSDLPVRTVVDRASEIQGELRVRDWNVLVGDDTETVHREYGHEFALDLDSVYFSPRLATERHRVVEQIQSGEHVFDMFAGVGPFAVPAAARGAEVVAVDLNETAVEYLRENARRNDVTDRLTAIHGDVRDAADDYHDWADRIVMNLPHSADEFLDIAVAIAGDDCVLHFYDIQHEDDRFGPGERAIRAAAEPEYQVAVEERHTVRSYAPHEYNVCLDVRLTKG; via the coding sequence ATGGACGTCCCCTGCGTGCGCGTCGAGCAGTCCGAGGGCGAGGCGACGCGGCAGGTCCTCGCCGACGTCGGCGTGCTCGACGACGAGCACGGCATCACCGGCGACGACGGGTGGCTCTACCTCCCGGTGACCGACGCCGAGGCGGTACCCGACGAGTTCGCCGTCGTCACGCACGACGCGCCGGCGCGGCGGACGCCGACCACGCCCGCGGACATACTCGGGGAGGACCCGAGCTACGAGCGTCTCGGCGACGTGGCCATCGTGGACGAGGACGACCCCGAGCGGGCGCGTGAAATCGCCCGGGCCATCGTCGACTCGGACCTCCCCGTGAGGACGGTCGTCGACCGCGCCTCCGAGATCCAGGGCGAGCTCCGGGTGCGCGACTGGAACGTGCTCGTCGGCGACGACACCGAGACCGTGCACCGCGAGTACGGTCACGAGTTCGCCCTCGACCTCGATTCGGTGTACTTCTCGCCGCGGCTCGCGACAGAGCGCCACCGCGTCGTCGAGCAGATTCAGTCCGGCGAGCACGTCTTCGACATGTTCGCGGGCGTCGGCCCGTTCGCGGTTCCGGCCGCAGCGCGCGGTGCGGAGGTCGTCGCGGTGGACCTGAACGAGACGGCGGTCGAGTACCTCCGCGAGAACGCCCGCCGGAATGACGTGACGGACCGACTGACGGCCATCCACGGCGACGTCCGGGACGCGGCCGACGACTACCACGACTGGGCCGACCGCATCGTGATGAACCTCCCCCACAGCGCCGACGAGTTCCTCGACATCGCCGTCGCCATCGCTGGCGACGACTGCGTCCTGCACTTCTACGACATCCAGCACGAGGACGACCGGTTCGGGCCGGGCGAGCGCGCGATCCGGGCGGCCGCGGAACCGGAGTACCAGGTGGCCGTCGAGGAGCGCCACACCGTCCGCTCGTACGCTCCCCACGAGTACAACGTCTGCCTCGACGTTCGCCTGACGAAAGGGTGA
- the udk gene encoding uridine kinase: MTIPTFVIGIAGGTGAGKTTVAREVADTVGEAVTRIPLDNYYEDLSHMPLEEREQVNYDHPDAFEWGLLVDQLDSLLMGQPIEMPQYDFEIHNRTDETVTVSPSDVIVVEGIFALYDDDILDMCDLRVYVETDADVRILRRIRRDVLERGRELSGVIDQYLSTVKPMHEQFVDPTKKNADVIIPEGANRMAVDLLAEKVEAETEGGPDEETTRAWEAVEESDRTTVEPSDPETDSPSPN, from the coding sequence ATGACAATCCCGACGTTCGTAATCGGCATCGCGGGCGGGACGGGGGCGGGGAAGACGACCGTCGCCCGCGAGGTCGCGGACACGGTGGGCGAGGCCGTGACGCGCATCCCCCTCGACAACTACTACGAGGACCTCTCGCACATGCCACTGGAGGAGCGCGAACAGGTCAACTACGACCACCCGGACGCGTTCGAGTGGGGGCTGCTCGTCGACCAGCTCGACTCGCTGCTGATGGGCCAGCCCATCGAGATGCCCCAGTACGACTTCGAGATCCACAACCGGACCGACGAGACCGTCACCGTCTCCCCCTCCGACGTTATCGTCGTCGAAGGTATCTTCGCGCTCTACGACGACGACATCCTCGATATGTGCGACCTCCGTGTGTACGTCGAGACCGACGCCGACGTGCGCATCCTCCGGCGCATCCGCCGCGACGTGCTCGAACGCGGGCGCGAACTCTCCGGCGTCATCGACCAGTACCTCTCCACCGTCAAGCCGATGCACGAACAGTTCGTCGACCCCACGAAGAAGAACGCCGACGTCATCATCCCCGAAGGTGCCAACCGGATGGCCGTCGACCTCCTCGCCGAGAAGGTCGAAGCCGAGACCGAGGGCGGGCCGGACGAGGAGACCACTCGCGCGTGGGAAGCCGTCGAGGAGTCCGACCGGACCACGGTCGAGCCCTCCGACCCCGAAACGGACTCCCCATCCCCGAACTGA
- a CDS encoding DUF6663 family protein: MRTTSGRFRALASPRSDEEWVFVSLPAPGEDPDAHEYEPTFVADSDALGDVEPGAMVSATLDWEASPPTVSELEVERETRYRFVPETTNLFEAAQDAWAEAVTGGSGMNSTVLRNTDGEETGVCYVFGDRGGELFAEFERGTRPIEPLVLRVNRTRDDDGTPRSVFVLDPVGDPFVAVAVAFDREGLLARTMRDTYLDD, translated from the coding sequence ATGCGAACCACGAGCGGGCGGTTCCGCGCGCTTGCGAGTCCCCGGAGCGACGAGGAGTGGGTGTTCGTCTCGCTCCCGGCGCCCGGCGAGGACCCGGACGCACACGAGTACGAGCCGACGTTCGTCGCCGACTCGGACGCACTGGGGGACGTGGAGCCGGGTGCGATGGTGTCGGCGACGCTGGACTGGGAGGCGTCGCCGCCGACCGTATCGGAGCTCGAGGTCGAGCGCGAGACCCGGTACCGGTTCGTCCCGGAGACGACGAACCTGTTCGAGGCGGCACAGGATGCCTGGGCGGAGGCCGTGACGGGCGGCTCCGGGATGAACTCGACGGTGCTCCGGAACACCGACGGCGAGGAGACAGGGGTCTGCTACGTGTTCGGCGACCGCGGCGGCGAGCTCTTCGCGGAGTTCGAGCGCGGGACCCGACCCATCGAGCCGCTGGTGCTGCGGGTGAACCGGACGCGGGACGACGACGGGACGCCGCGGTCGGTGTTCGTGCTCGACCCCGTCGGCGACCCGTTCGTCGCGGTCGCGGTGGCGTTCGACCGCGAGGGGCTGCTCGCGCGGACGATGCGCGATACGTACCTCGACGACTGA
- a CDS encoding DUF7350 domain-containing protein, with protein sequence MQRRQLLRTLPGLALAGAAGCLGDGGSEGDGTETPTATATPTETETPVTDGPDGVYVQSFLEGMAMPDSGMAMAGDYSFALMLVVPHNFWTVTGSELSAHRREESQSVHLMVQVWDEETGVVLPESGISVEILQDGETVSEEVIYPMLSQRMGFHYGGNFTLDGDGSYTARVSASPLNAEPMGSFAGRFDAEASVDLPFEYNQALRDQMTVEELDQAGDAGAIRPMEMEMMPTGIAAPAEELPGETVGTQRVDDADLLLKYAENELAGDAGAYLYVSARTPYNDLVLPMMSLDATVTRDGDSVYDDQLTRAIHPELQYHYGTRVDGIEPGDEVEVEVVTPPQVGRHEGYETAFLQMGGASFTV encoded by the coding sequence ATGCAACGCCGCCAACTCCTCCGAACGCTGCCCGGCCTCGCCCTCGCCGGTGCGGCGGGATGCCTCGGTGACGGTGGTAGCGAGGGCGACGGTACCGAGACGCCGACGGCCACCGCGACCCCGACCGAGACCGAAACGCCGGTGACGGACGGCCCCGACGGCGTCTACGTCCAGTCCTTCCTCGAAGGGATGGCGATGCCCGACTCGGGCATGGCGATGGCCGGCGACTACTCCTTCGCGCTGATGCTCGTGGTCCCCCACAACTTCTGGACGGTCACCGGCTCGGAACTCTCCGCACACCGGCGCGAGGAGAGCCAGTCGGTCCACCTGATGGTGCAGGTCTGGGACGAGGAGACCGGCGTGGTCCTGCCCGAGTCCGGCATCAGCGTCGAGATCCTGCAGGACGGCGAGACCGTCAGCGAGGAGGTCATCTACCCGATGCTCTCCCAGCGCATGGGCTTTCACTACGGGGGGAACTTCACGCTCGACGGCGACGGCAGCTACACCGCCCGCGTCTCCGCCAGCCCGCTGAACGCCGAACCCATGGGCTCGTTCGCCGGCCGGTTCGACGCCGAGGCCTCCGTGGACCTGCCGTTCGAGTACAACCAGGCGCTCCGCGACCAGATGACGGTCGAGGAGCTCGACCAGGCGGGCGACGCCGGGGCCATCCGTCCGATGGAGATGGAGATGATGCCCACGGGTATCGCCGCTCCGGCCGAGGAGCTCCCCGGCGAGACCGTCGGCACCCAGCGCGTCGACGACGCCGACCTCCTGCTGAAGTACGCCGAGAACGAGCTCGCCGGCGACGCCGGCGCGTACCTCTACGTCTCCGCGCGGACGCCGTACAACGACCTCGTCCTCCCGATGATGTCGCTGGATGCGACGGTCACGCGCGACGGCGACAGCGTCTACGACGACCAGCTGACCCGTGCCATCCACCCCGAACTCCAGTACCACTACGGCACGCGGGTCGACGGCATCGAGCCCGGCGACGAGGTCGAGGTCGAGGTCGTCACGCCGCCACAGGTCGGCCGGCACGAGGGCTACGAGACTGCCTTCCTGCAGATGGGCGGCGCGAGCTTCACGGTGTAG
- a CDS encoding DUF7282 domain-containing protein has product MRRALALLLAFAMVASLVATPVAAHGSHVRADPQVSDDGTIVVESMFSVNGGYLVVHQDQGDQPGRPVGVADIESGAHSNYGIQIDQQYWDEHEGNRTYWLVLHRDQNPDDGGFDPMVDSAVTGLHGSFVAARIPVEKSTDGPARVLAAEYNGQRIDSPSVTLSRVQLNQPGYVVLQRVESGAPADVIGTRALEPGTYDDLSIDIDDSLFESTDVDGTQSIAATLHTSDGDGSFETGSDAVVAPDGQPVRTFFSFSKVANASATTQPLINTPDGTQQQTPAATSAPSETAVTATETEASTGSTPGFGVVATLIGTLLAVLAVRRHRR; this is encoded by the coding sequence ATGCGCAGAGCACTCGCCCTCCTGCTCGCGTTCGCGATGGTCGCGTCGCTGGTTGCGACGCCCGTCGCGGCTCACGGGAGCCACGTCAGAGCGGACCCGCAGGTCTCCGACGACGGGACCATCGTGGTGGAATCGATGTTCTCGGTGAACGGTGGCTACCTCGTCGTCCACCAGGACCAGGGCGACCAGCCCGGCCGACCGGTCGGGGTCGCCGACATCGAGAGCGGTGCCCACTCGAACTACGGGATACAGATCGACCAGCAGTACTGGGACGAACACGAGGGGAACCGGACGTACTGGCTCGTCCTGCACCGCGACCAGAACCCCGACGACGGCGGGTTCGACCCGATGGTCGACAGCGCCGTCACGGGACTCCACGGGAGCTTCGTCGCCGCCCGCATCCCCGTCGAGAAGAGCACCGACGGCCCGGCCCGCGTCCTGGCCGCCGAGTACAACGGCCAGCGCATCGACTCGCCGTCGGTGACGCTCTCGCGCGTCCAGTTGAACCAGCCCGGCTACGTGGTGCTCCAGCGGGTCGAGAGCGGTGCGCCGGCCGACGTGATCGGCACCCGCGCACTCGAACCGGGAACCTACGACGACCTGTCCATCGACATCGACGACTCGCTGTTCGAATCGACGGACGTCGACGGCACCCAGAGCATCGCGGCGACGCTGCACACGTCCGACGGCGACGGCTCCTTCGAGACCGGCAGCGACGCGGTCGTCGCTCCCGACGGCCAGCCCGTCAGGACGTTCTTCAGCTTCTCGAAGGTGGCGAACGCGTCGGCGACCACACAGCCCCTCATCAACACGCCCGACGGCACCCAGCAGCAGACCCCCGCCGCCACGTCGGCCCCGAGCGAGACGGCGGTCACAGCGACCGAGACGGAAGCGTCGACCGGATCGACCCCCGGTTTCGGCGTGGTCGCCACGCTGATCGGGACGCTGCTCGCCGTGCTCGCGGTTCGCCGTCACCGTCGCTGA
- a CDS encoding carbonic anhydrase: MRETLVDLLAGNAEHAGAFGDRFDDVQDAQHPDAVTVCCSDSRVLQDHVWCNDQPGRLFTCGNIGNRVVQEGDAGPVVSGDVLYPLVHTGTEVAVVVGHTGCGAVTATYDALTEGIDEPSGIEACVSLLAAELESGVESLPDDLGRVDAVNHLVEYNVDRQVEFLLGSEDVPDDVTAVGVVYDFQDVYTDRRGEVHVVNVDGERDVAALRAAHPEVADRIRRRWSY, encoded by the coding sequence ATGCGAGAGACACTCGTCGACCTCCTGGCCGGGAACGCCGAGCACGCAGGTGCGTTCGGGGACCGGTTCGACGACGTGCAGGACGCACAGCATCCGGACGCGGTGACGGTCTGCTGTTCGGATTCTCGCGTCCTTCAGGACCACGTCTGGTGCAACGACCAGCCCGGACGGCTCTTCACCTGCGGGAACATCGGGAACCGCGTGGTTCAGGAGGGCGACGCGGGGCCGGTCGTGTCGGGCGACGTGCTCTACCCGCTCGTACACACGGGCACCGAGGTGGCGGTCGTCGTCGGCCACACCGGCTGTGGCGCGGTGACAGCGACGTACGACGCGCTGACCGAGGGCATCGACGAACCGTCGGGGATCGAGGCCTGCGTCTCCCTGCTCGCGGCCGAGCTCGAGTCCGGTGTCGAGTCCCTCCCCGACGACCTCGGCCGCGTCGACGCGGTCAACCATCTCGTCGAGTACAACGTCGACCGGCAGGTCGAGTTCCTGCTCGGGAGCGAGGACGTGCCCGACGACGTGACGGCCGTCGGCGTCGTCTACGACTTCCAGGACGTGTACACCGACCGTCGCGGCGAGGTCCACGTGGTCAACGTCGACGGCGAGCGCGACGTGGCGGCCCTGCGTGCGGCGCACCCCGAGGTCGCGGATCGGATCCGGCGGCGCTGGTCGTACTGA
- a CDS encoding YgaP family membrane protein, producing MEKNVGGYDRLARLVFGPALLVVGAAGLAGVLPIASGTPGLLVAGALFVVGAVLLVTGVTQQCVLNRLLGFDSYGEGGETTPESDRAGSETSR from the coding sequence ATGGAGAAGAACGTCGGCGGTTACGACCGCCTCGCCAGACTCGTGTTCGGACCGGCACTGCTCGTCGTCGGTGCCGCCGGACTGGCCGGCGTCCTGCCCATCGCGTCCGGGACGCCCGGACTCCTCGTCGCCGGGGCGCTGTTCGTCGTCGGGGCGGTGCTCCTCGTGACCGGGGTGACCCAGCAGTGCGTGCTGAACCGGCTCCTCGGCTTCGACTCGTACGGGGAGGGCGGCGAGACCACCCCGGAATCCGACCGGGCCGGCTCGGAGACGAGTCGCTGA
- a CDS encoding RDD family protein — MTDKQSDGRDTPTGTERSRRTDERKPSGQERDVAPGARTDQRNRAEDRTGDPAGRAATEGRERRTAHQPTGSTGSDGTDVLGERIAAELIDNTILFVLYVGVTIVFGGLSLVASGASEVLGSGGIIATFLLAPLSLFLYNFGLEGWWDGQTLGKKALGLKVVQDDGRPVTPLKAGIRAIPIFVAVLGSIGAFIFAAQLAVGLVVMAVTDDNQRLFDILAGTVVVDEDAVSVPT; from the coding sequence TTGACTGATAAACAGAGCGACGGACGGGACACACCCACCGGAACGGAGCGTTCCCGACGGACGGACGAACGGAAGCCATCAGGGCAGGAACGGGACGTTGCACCGGGAGCGCGCACCGACCAGCGGAACCGCGCGGAGGACCGGACCGGCGACCCTGCAGGACGAGCGGCCACGGAGGGTCGAGAACGGCGGACAGCACACCAACCGACCGGTTCCACGGGGTCTGACGGCACCGACGTCCTCGGCGAGCGGATCGCTGCGGAGCTCATCGACAACACGATCCTGTTCGTGCTCTACGTGGGCGTCACCATCGTGTTCGGCGGGCTCAGTCTCGTCGCCAGTGGCGCGTCGGAGGTGCTCGGGAGTGGTGGCATCATCGCCACCTTCCTCCTGGCACCGCTGTCGCTGTTCCTCTACAACTTCGGCCTGGAGGGGTGGTGGGACGGCCAGACCCTCGGGAAGAAGGCACTCGGTCTGAAGGTGGTGCAGGACGACGGCCGACCGGTGACCCCGCTCAAGGCGGGCATCCGAGCGATCCCGATCTTCGTCGCGGTCCTCGGGAGCATCGGTGCGTTCATCTTCGCGGCCCAGCTCGCGGTCGGTCTGGTGGTCATGGCCGTCACGGACGACAACCAGCGACTCTTCGACATCCTCGCCGGCACGGTCGTCGTCGACGAAGACGCGGTGTCGGTCCCCACGTAG
- a CDS encoding LysE family translocator — protein MDILIQGIVLGFSIAAPVGPIGVLCIQRTLSKGRLSGFVSGLGAASADAVYGSIAGFGITVLSALLLDHRTGIRIGGGLLLLYLGIRSLRAEPAETVVSTSDVQGLARDYGSTFLLTITNPVTIIAFVGIFTGLGVGVSGDYSEAAVLVGGVFLGSALWWLALSGGVSLFRSRFTRSVMRRVNQLAGAVIVGFGLLAIWGAL, from the coding sequence ATCGACATCCTGATTCAGGGCATCGTTCTGGGATTCTCGATTGCGGCCCCGGTCGGCCCGATCGGAGTCCTGTGCATCCAGCGAACGCTTTCTAAAGGCCGCCTCTCGGGGTTCGTTAGTGGACTCGGGGCCGCTTCCGCGGACGCCGTGTACGGGTCGATTGCAGGGTTTGGAATCACGGTGCTTTCGGCGCTCCTGCTTGATCACCGGACAGGTATTCGAATCGGAGGCGGACTCCTTCTGTTGTATCTCGGCATACGGTCTCTCCGTGCCGAGCCAGCAGAGACAGTAGTGTCCACCTCGGACGTGCAGGGGCTCGCTAGAGACTACGGTTCGACGTTCCTGCTGACGATAACTAATCCAGTGACCATCATCGCTTTCGTCGGGATCTTCACCGGATTAGGGGTCGGTGTGTCAGGGGACTATTCCGAGGCAGCCGTATTGGTCGGTGGTGTCTTCCTTGGCTCGGCGCTCTGGTGGCTCGCCTTGAGTGGCGGTGTGAGCCTCTTCCGTTCGCGGTTCACACGTTCAGTCATGCGTCGAGTGAACCAACTGGCGGGTGCAGTCATCGTTGGGTTCGGGTTACTCGCTATCTGGGGCGCTCTCTAA
- a CDS encoding chorismate mutase: MAHDDTTDRLPDDMTLDELRGEIEEIDRDLVELIARRTYVADTIAQVKADEGLPTTDEQQEQAVMDRAGENAERFEVDANLVKAIFRLLIELNKVEQRNNR, translated from the coding sequence ATGGCACACGACGACACGACAGACCGGCTGCCGGACGACATGACCCTCGACGAACTCCGCGGAGAGATCGAGGAGATAGACCGCGACCTCGTCGAACTCATCGCGAGACGGACGTACGTCGCAGACACCATCGCGCAGGTCAAAGCCGATGAGGGCCTGCCGACCACCGACGAACAGCAGGAGCAGGCGGTGATGGACCGCGCGGGGGAGAACGCCGAACGCTTCGAGGTCGACGCCAACCTCGTCAAGGCCATCTTCCGGCTGCTCATCGAACTGAACAAGGTCGAACAGCGTAACAATAGGTAG
- a CDS encoding shikimate kinase, which produces MDGQGRAVAPAAGTVLNALATGRGSAFAIDLETTATVDLDATGEFWGEIADAPDADTDLVERCAELAVAEWGGSGDERDDGDGAVGATVRTESEVPMAAGLKSSSAAANATVVATADALGVEPDPLEACRIGVRAARDAGVTVTGAFDDASASMLGGVTVTDNERDELLSHEVVDWDVLVWWPDAQAFSADADVERCRRVAPLADLVADLALDGRYGEAMTVNGFAFCGALGFPTEPLLEGMPAVDGVSLSGTGPSYVAVGSPDALESLAGHWNERDGTTWHTTTRQTGCRTT; this is translated from the coding sequence ATGGACGGCCAGGGCCGCGCCGTCGCCCCCGCCGCGGGGACGGTACTCAACGCGCTCGCGACCGGACGAGGCTCCGCCTTCGCCATCGACCTCGAGACGACCGCGACGGTCGACCTCGACGCGACCGGCGAGTTCTGGGGAGAGATTGCGGACGCACCCGACGCCGACACCGACCTCGTCGAACGCTGCGCCGAACTCGCGGTCGCGGAGTGGGGCGGGAGCGGCGACGAGCGGGACGACGGTGACGGTGCCGTCGGCGCGACGGTCCGCACGGAGAGCGAGGTGCCGATGGCCGCCGGCCTCAAGAGCTCGAGCGCGGCGGCGAACGCGACCGTCGTGGCGACCGCCGACGCACTCGGCGTCGAGCCCGACCCGCTCGAGGCCTGCCGCATCGGCGTCCGAGCCGCACGCGACGCCGGCGTCACCGTGACGGGCGCGTTCGACGACGCCAGCGCGAGCATGCTCGGCGGCGTCACCGTCACCGACAACGAGCGCGACGAGCTCCTCAGCCACGAGGTCGTCGACTGGGACGTGCTCGTCTGGTGGCCCGACGCGCAGGCGTTCAGCGCCGACGCCGACGTCGAGCGCTGCAGACGGGTCGCCCCGCTCGCGGACCTCGTCGCCGACCTCGCCCTCGACGGCCGCTACGGCGAGGCGATGACGGTGAACGGCTTCGCCTTCTGTGGCGCGCTGGGCTTCCCGACGGAGCCGCTGCTGGAGGGGATGCCGGCCGTCGACGGCGTCTCGCTGTCGGGAACCGGCCCCAGCTACGTCGCCGTCGGGAGCCCCGACGCGCTCGAATCGCTCGCAGGACACTGGAACGAGAGAGACGGAACCACATGGCACACGACGACACGACAGACCGGCTGCCGGACGACATGA
- a CDS encoding DUF5796 family protein, translating to MSNRSDIAPSTLGVELQEGGVVVEYTDGRETFYNGVPQRKEESVRCPPGKHVQILVTDPTETEGVMLYVNDRKTHDDILESTGVGRVILDPGEAEEVFPGVTARADGYAVVVEADPEQARGRVFVFAEDEMSEHSYEVV from the coding sequence ATGAGCAACCGGAGCGACATCGCGCCGAGCACGCTCGGCGTCGAACTGCAGGAGGGCGGCGTCGTCGTCGAGTACACCGACGGCCGGGAGACGTTCTACAACGGCGTCCCCCAGAGGAAGGAGGAGTCGGTTCGCTGCCCGCCGGGCAAGCACGTCCAGATCCTCGTCACCGACCCGACCGAGACGGAGGGCGTCATGCTGTACGTCAACGACCGCAAGACCCACGACGACATCCTCGAGTCGACGGGCGTCGGCCGTGTCATCCTCGACCCCGGCGAGGCGGAGGAGGTGTTCCCGGGCGTCACCGCCCGCGCCGACGGCTACGCGGTCGTCGTCGAGGCCGACCCCGAGCAGGCTCGCGGCCGGGTCTTCGTCTTCGCCGAGGACGAGATGAGCGAGCACTCCTACGAGGTCGTCTGA
- a CDS encoding DUF7508 domain-containing protein, whose protein sequence is MPLQRRWEPFERKTVGSAPDRLGVYELGDPDGTVVEVGHGVLRDELKDALAYRDAAKVRWTTVQTREQAADLAAEHESKL, encoded by the coding sequence ATGCCGCTCCAGCGTCGCTGGGAGCCGTTCGAGCGAAAGACGGTGGGCTCCGCCCCGGACCGCCTCGGCGTGTACGAACTCGGAGACCCGGACGGAACCGTCGTCGAGGTGGGCCACGGCGTCCTCCGCGACGAGCTCAAGGACGCGCTGGCGTACCGCGACGCCGCGAAGGTGCGCTGGACGACCGTCCAGACGCGCGAGCAGGCCGCCGACCTCGCGGCCGAGCACGAGTCGAAGCTCTGA
- a CDS encoding DUF7128 family protein, with the protein MVATTQRDGETWYECEDCGLLFDDRDDARMHEADCDGEDPSYIQ; encoded by the coding sequence ATGGTCGCCACGACACAGCGAGACGGCGAGACCTGGTACGAGTGCGAGGACTGCGGCCTGCTGTTCGACGACCGGGACGACGCCAGGATGCACGAGGCGGACTGTGACGGGGAGGACCCGTCGTACATCCAGTAG